A window of Planktothrix sp. FACHB-1365 genomic DNA:
ACGATTTAGTAGCCTACGAAGATTTAAGGGTTAAAAATTTAGTTAAAAATCATTGTCTTGCTAAATCTATTAATGATGCTGGTTGGTATCAATTTAGAAAGTGGTTAGAGTATTTTGGTGTTAAATTGGGTAGGGTAACTGTTGCAGTTAATCCAGCTTATACAAGTCAAAATTGCTCTAGCTGTGGTACTACAGTCAAAAAATCTTTATCAACTAGAACACATATTTGTCAATGTGGATTTGAGTTAGATAGAGACTGGAATGCCGCAATTAACATTCTGAATTTAGCCTTGGGTACTATGGGTCACATAGGAACCTGGATTTTAAATCCGAACGCTTCGGGAGATTTAGCCTCTACTTTGGTTGGAGCAATCCTGCCAGAGCAAGTTGAATCTGTGAACGAAGAATCACCGCACTTGTAGGGCGGTGAGTGTCAATCCCCTCTCCTTTTGAACAAAGGGAGTTGGGGAGTTAGGGTTTTTAAGGTAGAATTAAACCTTGATTCAGGCTGTTTCAGATCTTCAATAAAGCTCTTCTGTTTCCAGTTGTCTTAAAAAAATATAGCATTCAGAAAAGATTTTATTTTTTCTTTATCAAAATTTTACGTGCATTTCAATAAAACGGTTTTATACTTAAAAAAGGCAAATTAAAAGAAATTCTTCGATTCCACCCGCCTAAAATATCCTATTTCTAGGATTTGAGGAAAATTTATTGTCATTTTTTGCAGTAACAGTCACAATAATCTAGTCATGATCTCAGAAAAAATCGAATTTGACGGCAGAGTTTTTGTCCCTGCTGAGAAATTACCCGTATCAGAATGGCCCTGTGTTGTCAATGAGCGACCTCAACCCACCTTAACCCTCAAAGATGACGATTTATTTTTAATTACGGACACCTTGGGGAATATTACCCAGTTTTCAGGCGATGACCGTCAAGCCAGTTTAGGATTATTTTGTCATGATACCCGTTTTCTCTCTCGATTAGAGTTACAGATTGGCGGACAAGCTCCTATTCTTCTGAGTAGCGATGCTCAAAAAGGATTTTCCTTATCCGTATTATGTGCGAATCCTAAAATTAACGAACAACTTACCGCCGAAACCATTGGAGTTGAACGAGAAATTGTCTTAAATGGCGGTTTATTTGAAGAAATTAAGATTACTAATTATAGCACTTTCCCGGCTCAATTTGAAATCAGCCTGAGCTTTGGTTCCGATTTTGTCGATTTATTTGAAATTCGGGGTTTCCATCGAGACCAACAAGGAAAGCTGTTTAAACGTCAGGGTGAACCCTCGAAAGAATTAGAGGATGAAACTCTTGAACCCCCAATTGCCAAACTTGAAAATGGGCAAAAAGAAATTAATTTAGGTTATCAAGGGTTGGATGGTAGTTTCATGGAATCTCGGATTTTATTTGTGCATCTACAACCCAATTCCATTAAAGATAATACTGCCATCTGGCACTTAAATTTAGCATCCCATGAAACTCAAATTATTGGGTATCGCTTACAAATGCTAACCAATAATCGCCCCACTTCTGCTGTTCATGCTCCCTTAACGTTAGTTCAAGCGAAAGCCGCAGAAGTTATGGAAGAACAACAATGGTGGACATCTGTTACCCGAATTCGCTCTAATAATCGAGAATTTAATCGGGTTATTCAGCAAGCTGAACAAGATATTTATTTATTACGTCAAACCTTTGGCAAAGAAAAAGGAGTCTCGGCTGGAGTTCCTTGGTTTTCCTGTTTATTTGGTCGAGATTCCATTATCACCGCCTCTCAAACCTTAATTCTTGACCCGGAAATTGCCCGGTCTACCTTAACGATATTAGCTCAATATCAAGGTCAAACCTATGACGATTGGCGAGATGAAGAACCGGGAAAAATTCTCCATGAATTGCGGATGGGAGAAATGGCAAGATGTCAAGAAGTTCCCCATACTCCTTATTATGGAACTGTTGACGCAACACCCCTTTGGTTAATGTTATATGCCGAATATTTTGCCTGGACACAAGACACTGAAACCCTAGAAAATTTATGGCCGAATGCACGGGCAGCGATGGATTGGATTGATGCTAAATGTCAAGAAAATGGCTACCTTTGTTATTTCCGTAAATCCTCCAGAGGGTTAGTTAATCAAGGCTGGAAAGATTCAGGAGATTGTATTGTTAAACGAGATGGAACTTTAGCGGTTGCCCCCATTGCCTTATGTGAAGTTCAAGCTTATGTTTATGCGGCGAAAGTGCGAATGGCGGAAATTGCTAAAATGCGAAAACGGATTGATTTAGCCGACCGTTGGCAAGAAGAAGCTCGACAACTGAAAATGCGGTTTAATCGAGATTTTTGGGTAAAAGATTTAGATTTTTGTGCCTTAGCATTAGATGGAGAAGGACAACCCGTTGATAGTATTAGTTCTAACCCCGGTCACTGTTTACAATTAGGAATTTTAACCCCGGAAAATGCCAAAAGTGTAGCAGAAAGATTACTCGCACCGGATATGTTTAGTGGGTGGGGAATTCGTACCCTCAGCAGTCTTTCTCCGGCTTATAATCCGATGGGATATCATACGGGTTCAGTTTGGCCCCATGATAATAGTTTAATTGCATTAGGATTGCGCTCGATTGGATTTATTGATCAAGCTTTTGAAGTCGCCCAAGGGTTATTTGATATGACAATGCAACAACCCTTACAACGACCCCCAGAATTATTCTGTGGTTTTCCTCGCATTGAAGGCAGTGCTCCGGTTAAATATCCCGTTGCTTGTTCACCCCAAGCTTGGGCGAGTGGTAGTATTTTTCAACTGTTACAAATGATGATGAATTTAGTTCCTGATGCGTCGAGTAATCACTTAAGAATTATTGACCCTTCATTACCTGAATCCATTAATCATATCGCCGTTCATAACTTAAAAATTGGTTCTACCGTGATTGATTTAGAGTTTGAACGAGATAAAGACGAAAATGCCACCGCCTGTCGAGTTCTTAAAAAACGTGGAAATCTGCGAGTTGTTATAGAAGCTTAATCTTTTTCGGGTGCGTAAGCTATTAAGCAAACGCACCACTCTCTTATCTATTTCCCTTTCTCATCGTTAAATTAAGGCTCAATAAAATGCGCCCAAATTGAACCATCTGGCCCTGCAACTTGATTCATATAACCAGAGGAATAAATAATCCGACGACCCTCCGTATTAGAATATCCAGTGTAGGCATCTCCCCAAGGATCATTAACAATATATCCCTGATTATTATAGCCAATAACGGTGATAATATGACCCGATGGAGTCGTATCTACACCAATCACAACCGGACGACGATTAATTAATTCATTTTTCAAATCAGACCAATAGCGAGTGGTGCTAAAACTGGTTTTAAATCCATAGGCACGAATTAAAGCCGATAATACATTATGATCGGTTTGAGAACCTGTTCCGGCATAATTAAAACACCATTGCAATAATTCATCTTCTAATTGTCCGTATTTCGGTCGCACACCGTAATAATACATCACCATTGCAATCGAAGTAACATTACAAGTAGACCAATAAAAACGCGGATTATCTCGTTGGGAAAAATAGGGAACATTTAACTCTAATTGAGGCGGTAAAGGGTTAAAGACTCGTCCTCCCCGTTTGAATTTCACATACTGGGGAAAAATATAACCCGTATTCCCAAAATTCGGCAATTCTTCCAAGAGAGAAACCTTAATATGGTTATTTTCTAACGCATAACTTTTTACCCCATAAACCCGTCCCAAGGGTAAAGTTGTACGCTCAGAGTCTTTTAATTGGCTAGAATCAATCGCCTGTTTTTTCAAGACTGTTTTTTCTAATACAGTTAGGGTAATTGCATCAGGATCATAACCAATTTCTTGACCATCTCGAATCAATTTAACGTGCTGCCAATAGACATAACCCACTGTACCAAAACCGGGAATCGATTGGGCTAAGGTAACGCGAAAATGTCCTTTAATGCAGGCATACCCTTTAATGGTAAAGGTTTGCCCTAATAATAATTCTTCAAATTGTTGAGGATCTAAATAAGAAGAATCAACGGGTTTTGCTTTGATTTTAGTTGTTTGTAATACTAACATTTGAGCATTAACATCGGTATCAGGAACGTCCTCAATATCAAAACGAAATACTTCTGATCCTTTTTTTAATCTGACATAATCGGTATACAGATAACCAAAGTTACCGATGGGCGGAATGGTATTTTCTAAAACAACTTTCAGATGACCATCCACTAAACCATATTTCAAAACTTTGAAGGTTTGACCTGCTTTTACCGCTACTTTTTGCTGTTGATTTAAGGAAGCTGAATCAAAGGGAACAATTTTAAATAACGTATCTTCAAGGATTTCTAAGGTTAGAGATTCTCCGACGGTCATGGCATTTTCACTAACCGTAATATTAATCACTTGACTGGCGGTAACATTGTCTTGAGAGTCCAGTGCTTTTAACCGTAACCACCGATATCCTGCATCACTAAATCCTTTGTTAAATTGACAATTCCAGGTACTTTCCTGCCAATCTAAACTCACATCAAAGCCATAGCGATCTTCAGCAAATAAAGTAATTTTAGCAGTATTTTTGGGGTCAAATGTTCCTTTTAAAACCACAGGGGTATTGACTAAAACTTCTGTTGGCCCCTGATAGGTTAAGGTTTTATTGGAGGTTAAAGAAACACTTCCACGACTCAGGAAGATAAAATCAGGATACAAATATCCCGTATTGCCAAAATTAGGAAAATTCTCGGTAAAAGCGACTTTAATATGACCGTCTTCTGAGGTATAACTTTGTACCCCATAAACCATTCCCGCCGGGAGGGTAATTTTATCGGAGGCATTTAGGTAAGCAGAATCAACGGGACGTTTTTTTAACGGGGTTGTATTAACAATTGTGCAGGTTATCGCATTATTATCAAAGGGGATTTCTTGACCTTTTTCTAACAGTTGAGCATGATAGCGATAGACATATCCTGATTTACCAAAACCTGGAAATTCTTGATTGAGAGTCACCCGAAAATGATCGGCAATACAGGCATATCCTAACACCGTATAGGTGCTCCCTTGAGGCATTTCAATCGATTGATTCGCTGCTAACTGAGACATATCATCGGGTTTCAGTTTGAGAGGGGTTGTTTGTGTCACCCACAACAGTTGACTCCCTGGAATATGATCAGGGAGTTGACTTTGATTAAACCATAATAATTTTGACCCTTTCGCCACAACAACATGGGGTTGATAAACATAAACAATTTTACCTAAATTGGGTAAGGGGTTATTGAGTTCGAGTTTGAGATGATCATTGACCAATTCTATTGTATCTACAACTAAACTCTCCCCTAATTTTAGGGATTGTTTTTGGTTTTCTGTTAATTGCGAAGAATCAATAGGTTTAACTTTTAAGACAGTTTCTTGTTGAGGAATAATGGTATAATTAAATCGGGTATTAATTCCTTCTTGATTGACCATACAATCAATCACTTGATCCCCAATTATATTATTTTGCCCATCTTTTCCTTGTAGTCTTAACCAGCGTTTTCCGGCGGTATTAAATCCATTTTCCAGACACACTGACCAAATCCCTGCTTGAGGATTAAAATCGACGGTCAGAGGATATTTGTCTTCTGCCATTACAGAAATTGTTTGGCATTGTTGAGGGTCATAAGTGCCGACTAAAACAACAGGTTGATCAATCAGAATGTCCTTTGGGCCGAGATACGTTACCATGTTTACAACTCGCTGTTAATAGAAATGAATAAAGGGTTAAAATCAGTAAAAAACCGCCCCAGAAAATTCTACGGGCGGCACGCTCAAAAATACGGATAATTTTGATGACAATTAAGCGCCCAGAACTGCTAAAATATCTTGAGCGTGGTTTGCAGTATTGACGGCTGCATCAACGTGGATAATTTTACCACTGCCATCAATCACATAAGTTACCCGTTTAGCATAGCCACCCCCCTCTACATCATAAGCTTTGGTAATGCTTCCGTCCGTATCGGCTAATAAAGGAA
This region includes:
- a CDS encoding amylo-alpha-1,6-glucosidase; this encodes MISEKIEFDGRVFVPAEKLPVSEWPCVVNERPQPTLTLKDDDLFLITDTLGNITQFSGDDRQASLGLFCHDTRFLSRLELQIGGQAPILLSSDAQKGFSLSVLCANPKINEQLTAETIGVEREIVLNGGLFEEIKITNYSTFPAQFEISLSFGSDFVDLFEIRGFHRDQQGKLFKRQGEPSKELEDETLEPPIAKLENGQKEINLGYQGLDGSFMESRILFVHLQPNSIKDNTAIWHLNLASHETQIIGYRLQMLTNNRPTSAVHAPLTLVQAKAAEVMEEQQWWTSVTRIRSNNREFNRVIQQAEQDIYLLRQTFGKEKGVSAGVPWFSCLFGRDSIITASQTLILDPEIARSTLTILAQYQGQTYDDWRDEEPGKILHELRMGEMARCQEVPHTPYYGTVDATPLWLMLYAEYFAWTQDTETLENLWPNARAAMDWIDAKCQENGYLCYFRKSSRGLVNQGWKDSGDCIVKRDGTLAVAPIALCEVQAYVYAAKVRMAEIAKMRKRIDLADRWQEEARQLKMRFNRDFWVKDLDFCALALDGEGQPVDSISSNPGHCLQLGILTPENAKSVAERLLAPDMFSGWGIRTLSSLSPAYNPMGYHTGSVWPHDNSLIALGLRSIGFIDQAFEVAQGLFDMTMQQPLQRPPELFCGFPRIEGSAPVKYPVACSPQAWASGSIFQLLQMMMNLVPDASSNHLRIIDPSLPESINHIAVHNLKIGSTVIDLEFERDKDENATACRVLKKRGNLRVVIEA
- a CDS encoding RNA-guided endonuclease TnpB family protein; translated protein: DLVAYEDLRVKNLVKNHCLAKSINDAGWYQFRKWLEYFGVKLGRVTVAVNPAYTSQNCSSCGTTVKKSLSTRTHICQCGFELDRDWNAAINILNLALGTMGHIGTWILNPNASGDLASTLVGAILPEQVESVNEESPHL
- a CDS encoding C39 family peptidase — protein: MVTYLGPKDILIDQPVVLVGTYDPQQCQTISVMAEDKYPLTVDFNPQAGIWSVCLENGFNTAGKRWLRLQGKDGQNNIIGDQVIDCMVNQEGINTRFNYTIIPQQETVLKVKPIDSSQLTENQKQSLKLGESLVVDTIELVNDHLKLELNNPLPNLGKIVYVYQPHVVVAKGSKLLWFNQSQLPDHIPGSQLLWVTQTTPLKLKPDDMSQLAANQSIEMPQGSTYTVLGYACIADHFRVTLNQEFPGFGKSGYVYRYHAQLLEKGQEIPFDNNAITCTIVNTTPLKKRPVDSAYLNASDKITLPAGMVYGVQSYTSEDGHIKVAFTENFPNFGNTGYLYPDFIFLSRGSVSLTSNKTLTYQGPTEVLVNTPVVLKGTFDPKNTAKITLFAEDRYGFDVSLDWQESTWNCQFNKGFSDAGYRWLRLKALDSQDNVTASQVINITVSENAMTVGESLTLEILEDTLFKIVPFDSASLNQQQKVAVKAGQTFKVLKYGLVDGHLKVVLENTIPPIGNFGYLYTDYVRLKKGSEVFRFDIEDVPDTDVNAQMLVLQTTKIKAKPVDSSYLDPQQFEELLLGQTFTIKGYACIKGHFRVTLAQSIPGFGTVGYVYWQHVKLIRDGQEIGYDPDAITLTVLEKTVLKKQAIDSSQLKDSERTTLPLGRVYGVKSYALENNHIKVSLLEELPNFGNTGYIFPQYVKFKRGGRVFNPLPPQLELNVPYFSQRDNPRFYWSTCNVTSIAMVMYYYGVRPKYGQLEDELLQWCFNYAGTGSQTDHNVLSALIRAYGFKTSFSTTRYWSDLKNELINRRPVVIGVDTTPSGHIITVIGYNNQGYIVNDPWGDAYTGYSNTEGRRIIYSSGYMNQVAGPDGSIWAHFIEP